The DNA segment TGGTGAGACTCTTGGTTTGAACATTGATCAGCTTGAAGCTGTTGAGGACATCCACAGAACTTTCTGCGCAGATATGATGAACGCAGCGAACACAAACAAGGATGACCGTCAAGCAGTTGTAGAAAAGGCAATTAACAAGGATCTGAAGTACATGCACTATGTTCTTACTGACAATCAGTATCGCAAGTATGTAATGCTTCTTAACGTTACTCTCAACAATCGCGGACTTAACAAGTAATCGCGATTACTTATAGAATTTTTTTAGATACAATATATTCTGCGTATCGGTTATAATAACTGGTACGCTTTTTTTATTAAACAAAAACATTGTTTGTTTTGTGAAAATTATAAAAATAGCTACCTTTGCCATAATTCATTTATAAATATAATAAATATGACAAAAATTAGAATCAGCTTATTTATAATGCTTACAACCTTACTTTTATGTAGTTGTGGAACAACAAATATAGTTCCTATTTCTGGCCGAAAACAGCATTTGCTTGTCAGTGATGAACAAGTAATGAGCCTTAGCAATGAACAATATCAGACTTATATGAAGTCTGCTAAGCCTTCAACTAATTTAGCTAACACAGCTATGGTGAGGAGGGTTGGAGAGCGTCTTGCCAATGCTGTGGAATCATATCTGATACAGCACAATGAGGCATCTGAAATAAAAAACTATAAGTGGGTTTTCAATCTTGTACAAGACAAAGAGGCAAATGCATTTTGTATGCCTGGTGGAAAAATAGTTGTGTACGAAGGACTTTTGCAGTATACTCAAGACGAAGCTTCTCTAGCTATAGTTCTTGGTCATGAAATAGCTCATGCTGTAGCAAGACATTCGGCAGAGCGTATGTCTCAGCAATTAAAGGCGCAATACGGTGCTCAGGCATTAGAATTACTTCTGGGTAATGCTAGCAACAGCACCAAACAGATTTCACAAGAGGTATATGGGCTAGGTGCACAATATGGGGTAATGTTACCTTATTCGCGTAGTAATGAGAGTGAAGCTGATTATATGGGACTTATTTTTGCAGCAATGGCAGGATATAA comes from the Xylanibacter oryzae DSM 17970 genome and includes:
- a CDS encoding M48 family metallopeptidase translates to MTKIRISLFIMLTTLLLCSCGTTNIVPISGRKQHLLVSDEQVMSLSNEQYQTYMKSAKPSTNLANTAMVRRVGERLANAVESYLIQHNEASEIKNYKWVFNLVQDKEANAFCMPGGKIVVYEGLLQYTQDEASLAIVLGHEIAHAVARHSAERMSQQLKAQYGAQALELLLGNASNSTKQISQEVYGLGAQYGVMLPYSRSNESEADYMGLIFAAMAGYNPNVAISFWQRMSKVGSSTPEFMSDHPSDVNRISLIQKEMPEALKYYTGNPVLGTFKVPNHLKSKTSNK